A part of Prevotella melaninogenica genomic DNA contains:
- a CDS encoding MFS transporter, whose product MHEEQKIINGIPIVDQWHSHWLWLPTLYLTRGLPYVILLMTSLVYFNRMGLSNGAITLTSSWFLLPFILRPLLGRFVVGYWSKYAWIILTELVMALSLGGIAFTAPTSNWFEWTVFFLMIIATVAALHDVAIERLYKREAALYHRPAFFGVRAVSYLLSIIVGMAIPVTIAGNLEVINRTVAPSWSSIFWILSTLVTCLMLLHAITLPKDNIHANLPIWSGVTRQWWHDVKAAFIRRPHYVANLCFLFCFLIPEGMFFRIAPLFLIDPGSNAGLALSPQELGLVLGIVGTFSLIGGSAMGATLVRKDGLKRWLWLFVIAFTLPKFVFVYLSYYFVSTLSIINLCMIVEQFGAGLGLTVYVVWLTHCTKGEHSTFTYSLGTAITAFSLVMTGWFTGFLQEYVGYRRFFLLVAILGVISFVTTYFIPVTEEIGKRKRMV is encoded by the coding sequence ATGCACGAGGAGCAGAAGATAATAAATGGAATACCTATTGTAGACCAGTGGCACAGTCATTGGCTTTGGCTTCCTACGCTCTATTTGACACGTGGACTTCCGTATGTTATTCTTTTGATGACTTCTTTAGTCTATTTCAATAGGATGGGCTTGTCGAATGGTGCTATTACGCTGACTTCCTCATGGTTTCTTCTGCCGTTCATCCTCCGTCCTTTGTTGGGTAGATTTGTCGTTGGCTATTGGAGTAAGTATGCTTGGATTATCCTAACCGAGCTGGTTATGGCATTAAGTTTAGGAGGAATAGCCTTTACGGCACCAACGTCTAACTGGTTTGAATGGACTGTCTTTTTCTTAATGATCATAGCAACGGTAGCTGCTTTGCATGATGTGGCTATTGAGAGGCTTTATAAGCGTGAAGCTGCTTTGTATCATCGTCCTGCTTTCTTTGGTGTTCGAGCAGTTTCTTATTTGCTATCTATTATCGTTGGAATGGCTATTCCTGTCACGATAGCAGGTAATTTAGAGGTTATCAATAGGACTGTAGCTCCTTCATGGTCATCTATCTTTTGGATTTTATCAACTTTGGTGACTTGCTTGATGTTGCTACATGCTATCACGCTTCCTAAAGACAATATTCATGCAAACCTCCCGATATGGAGTGGGGTGACACGTCAATGGTGGCACGATGTCAAGGCAGCCTTTATACGTCGTCCTCATTACGTGGCTAACTTATGTTTCTTATTCTGTTTTCTAATACCTGAAGGGATGTTCTTCAGAATAGCACCTCTCTTCTTGATTGACCCTGGGAGTAATGCTGGATTGGCACTCTCACCACAAGAGTTAGGCTTGGTATTAGGTATAGTGGGCACATTCTCGCTGATAGGGGGGAGTGCTATGGGAGCAACATTGGTGAGGAAAGATGGTTTGAAACGTTGGTTGTGGCTGTTTGTGATAGCTTTTACCTTACCAAAGTTTGTCTTTGTCTACCTCAGTTATTACTTTGTTTCCACCTTATCTATCATCAATCTGTGTATGATAGTTGAGCAGTTCGGAGCAGGACTTGGTCTGACGGTTTATGTTGTATGGCTTACTCATTGCACAAAAGGGGAACACTCCACATTTACTTATTCATTAGGTACGGCTATCACTGCTTTCTCATTGGTGATGACAGGATGGTTTACTGGTTTCTTGCAGGAGTATGTGGGTTATCGTCGCTTCTTCCTCCTTGTAGCAATCTTAGGTGTTATCAGCTTTGTCACGACCTACTTTATACCTGTCACAGAGGAGATAGGAAAGAGAAAAAGAATGGTTTGA
- a CDS encoding DUF4922 domain-containing protein yields the protein MEKKKQIDCFLPYSTTAMMQSLAAQLYEDGVVNNIYMLAADVLPTEALPQYAHQLQAGSLLSLATMRLIATTATSDYTLLYLKQGPVTLGYHALERMLQVAEETGAAMVYADHYSVEAGKIVKHPVTAYQLGSIRDDFDFGSVVLLKTAYLKEYATREMTKDYQFAGWYDLRLFLSRKGELFHLNEYLYTEEEDDLRASGEKQFDYVNPRNREVQIEMEQVATAHLAAINALVDTTLYAQPDFSGEDFSVEASVVIPVFNREKTVRDAVVSALSQKTDFPFNVIVVDNHSTDGTTEILSSLAADERLVHLIPTRTDLGIGGCWNYAINDVHCGRFAVQLDSDDLYSSENTLQTIVNAFHEQKAAMIVGSYRMCDFDLNTLPPGLISHNEWTEDNGCNNALRINGLGAPRAFFTPLVRQHQFPNTSYGEDYAMGLAFSRRFRIGRIYDELYLCRRWGGNSDAVLSIDKVNANNHYKDQLRTVEILARQKQNQEREKGLTDFFHNQLNQWQDVAKRFEELKGVQTREVGSALAQFNPARLVSTGAKIDKATLAKRPCFLCEKNRPGEQITLPFGEGFEILINPFPILPVHFTIPSRHHQLQAIAENYVQIHRLLRAYPQLMVFYNGPKCGASAPDHLHFQAGTSGLLPLQRDWQRLRETSVPLLKLNDAEGIYEIKDYTCPALAIVSHTEKNDVELFNYLYEALPLKEDETEPMMNIVAWRSEEGFVTVVFPREKHRPDCYSAEGEGQCLVSPGSLDMAGLLILPRQSDFEGMTAERAEAVLREVSLSNEAMVNVVKRIRNKAVDLAFDDWRQEPVVSVGIVSGDEICFQLNGIYTIGNREVTGQQTVKLKNGRILWDSADYHELCFTPKDDNISFTLDNVIIGVDFHWERKEAQTFLGKLRFVVDGDKLWAINELPVERYLTSVISSEMSATSSLELLKAHAVISRSWLLVQMRRRKTIEMGVQAASAPMKVSDEEGVVWYDSDAHTLFDVCADDHCQRYQGITKATSPHVEEAIKATRGQLLMNGKDICDARFSKCCGGVSEEYEYCWDNNHKPYLLSIVDNAPLGTAPKIDLTDEKTAQEWILSSPKAFCNTKDAAVLGQVLNKYDQETQDFYRWTVDFTQAELADLIRRKSGFDFGEIINLQPLERGKSGRITRLKIVGTKLTRIIGKELEIRRTLSESHLYSSAFVVERNEIVNDVPQHFRLIGAGWGHGVGLCQIGAAVMGEKGYRYDEILHHYYQTATIEAHYE from the coding sequence ATGGAAAAGAAGAAACAGATAGATTGCTTTCTGCCGTATAGCACAACTGCAATGATGCAGTCGCTTGCTGCACAGTTGTACGAGGACGGTGTGGTGAACAATATATATATGTTAGCTGCAGATGTCCTACCTACAGAGGCATTGCCTCAGTATGCGCATCAGTTGCAGGCAGGGAGCTTGCTTTCTCTGGCTACTATGCGCCTTATAGCTACAACAGCAACGAGTGATTATACCTTGCTTTATTTGAAGCAAGGACCTGTCACGTTAGGTTATCATGCGCTTGAGCGTATGCTGCAGGTGGCTGAGGAAACTGGTGCGGCAATGGTTTATGCTGACCATTATTCAGTGGAAGCAGGCAAGATTGTGAAGCATCCTGTTACTGCTTATCAATTGGGCAGCATCCGTGATGACTTCGATTTTGGTTCTGTAGTACTTCTCAAAACTGCGTATTTGAAGGAGTATGCTACAAGAGAAATGACAAAGGATTATCAGTTTGCGGGCTGGTACGACCTTCGTCTATTCTTAAGTCGTAAGGGAGAACTCTTTCATCTGAATGAATATCTCTATACAGAGGAAGAGGATGACCTACGTGCAAGTGGTGAGAAGCAGTTTGATTATGTGAATCCTCGCAACCGTGAGGTACAGATTGAGATGGAGCAGGTAGCTACAGCGCACCTCGCTGCAATTAATGCCTTGGTCGATACCACGCTGTATGCACAGCCAGACTTTTCTGGTGAGGACTTCTCAGTGGAGGCTTCGGTGGTGATTCCTGTCTTTAATCGTGAGAAGACGGTGCGCGATGCGGTGGTTTCGGCCCTCTCACAGAAGACAGACTTCCCTTTTAACGTAATCGTTGTTGACAATCATTCGACAGATGGTACGACGGAGATACTGTCTTCTTTGGCAGCTGATGAGCGTCTTGTACATCTTATTCCTACACGTACAGACCTTGGTATAGGTGGCTGTTGGAACTATGCCATCAATGATGTGCATTGCGGTCGCTTTGCTGTTCAGTTGGATAGTGATGACCTTTATTCTTCAGAGAATACTTTACAGACGATTGTCAACGCTTTTCATGAGCAGAAAGCTGCGATGATTGTGGGCTCTTACCGTATGTGTGACTTTGATCTTAACACCCTTCCACCGGGCTTGATTAGTCATAATGAGTGGACGGAGGATAATGGTTGCAACAATGCCTTGCGTATCAACGGACTCGGTGCACCACGTGCTTTCTTCACTCCTTTGGTTCGCCAGCATCAATTCCCTAACACAAGTTATGGCGAAGACTATGCGATGGGCTTGGCTTTCAGCCGTCGTTTCCGTATCGGACGAATCTATGATGAACTTTATCTCTGCCGTCGTTGGGGTGGAAACAGTGATGCTGTACTGAGCATTGATAAGGTAAATGCCAACAATCATTATAAAGATCAGCTGCGTACAGTTGAGATACTGGCACGTCAGAAACAAAACCAAGAAAGAGAGAAAGGGCTAACCGATTTTTTTCATAACCAGCTGAACCAATGGCAAGACGTTGCAAAACGTTTTGAAGAGTTGAAAGGTGTGCAGACGCGTGAGGTGGGTTCAGCCCTTGCGCAATTTAATCCTGCACGCTTGGTGAGTACAGGTGCGAAGATAGATAAGGCTACGCTGGCTAAGCGACCTTGCTTTCTTTGTGAAAAGAATCGCCCGGGAGAGCAGATAACACTGCCTTTTGGAGAAGGTTTTGAGATTCTTATCAATCCTTTCCCAATCCTTCCTGTTCATTTCACAATCCCTTCTCGCCATCATCAACTTCAGGCAATAGCGGAGAATTACGTACAGATACATCGTTTGTTGAGGGCTTATCCACAGTTGATGGTGTTTTACAACGGTCCGAAGTGTGGTGCCAGTGCGCCCGACCATCTACACTTTCAGGCAGGAACAAGTGGTTTGCTCCCTTTACAACGTGACTGGCAGCGGCTCCGTGAGACTTCTGTTCCGCTCTTGAAACTGAATGATGCGGAGGGAATCTATGAGATAAAAGACTATACCTGTCCAGCTTTAGCCATCGTGAGTCATACTGAGAAGAACGATGTAGAGTTGTTCAACTATTTATATGAGGCATTGCCTTTGAAGGAAGATGAGACAGAGCCGATGATGAATATCGTTGCTTGGCGCAGCGAGGAAGGCTTTGTTACGGTTGTGTTCCCACGTGAGAAGCATCGTCCTGATTGCTATTCGGCAGAAGGAGAGGGGCAATGTCTTGTCAGTCCGGGCAGCTTGGATATGGCTGGATTGCTGATATTGCCTCGTCAGAGTGACTTTGAAGGAATGACAGCAGAACGTGCTGAGGCTGTTTTACGTGAGGTGTCGCTGTCGAATGAAGCAATGGTTAATGTCGTAAAGCGGATTCGTAATAAGGCAGTTGATCTTGCTTTCGATGATTGGAGACAGGAACCTGTGGTTTCAGTAGGTATTGTTAGTGGTGATGAAATATGTTTCCAACTGAATGGTATTTATACAATTGGGAACCGAGAGGTGACAGGTCAGCAGACTGTAAAGCTCAAGAACGGTCGAATTTTGTGGGATTCTGCAGATTATCATGAACTTTGCTTTACGCCAAAGGATGATAACATATCCTTCACTTTAGACAATGTGATCATCGGAGTAGATTTTCATTGGGAACGTAAAGAGGCACAGACCTTCCTTGGTAAGCTACGTTTTGTCGTTGATGGAGATAAACTCTGGGCTATCAATGAATTGCCTGTCGAGCGTTATTTGACAAGTGTAATTTCAAGTGAGATGAGTGCTACATCATCATTGGAGCTTTTGAAGGCCCACGCAGTAATCTCTCGCAGTTGGCTGTTGGTGCAGATGAGAAGACGAAAAACCATCGAAATGGGTGTTCAGGCGGCTTCAGCACCGATGAAGGTGTCGGATGAAGAAGGTGTGGTTTGGTATGATAGTGATGCCCACACACTGTTTGATGTCTGCGCAGACGACCATTGTCAACGCTATCAGGGTATTACAAAGGCAACAAGTCCTCATGTAGAAGAGGCTATCAAGGCAACTCGTGGTCAGTTGTTGATGAATGGAAAGGATATCTGTGATGCCCGTTTCAGTAAGTGTTGTGGTGGTGTTTCAGAAGAGTATGAGTACTGTTGGGATAATAACCATAAGCCTTATTTACTCTCGATAGTGGATAATGCACCTTTAGGAACAGCTCCTAAGATTGACCTCACGGATGAAAAGACGGCACAGGAGTGGATCCTGTCGTCTCCAAAGGCGTTCTGTAACACAAAAGATGCGGCAGTCTTGGGGCAGGTTCTCAATAAATACGATCAAGAGACACAGGACTTTTATCGTTGGACAGTAGACTTCACACAAGCGGAACTTGCCGATTTGATTCGGCGGAAGAGTGGCTTTGACTTCGGAGAGATTATCAATCTCCAGCCTTTAGAACGTGGTAAAAGTGGTCGTATCACTCGTTTGAAGATTGTTGGAACAAAGCTTACTCGGATTATCGGTAAGGAATTAGAGATAAGACGTACGTTGAGTGAGAGCCATCTTTATAGTTCTGCTTTCGTGGTAGAACGTAATGAGATAGTTAATGATGTCCCACAACATTTCCGTCTTATTGGTGCTGGATGGGGACATGGTGTAGGATTGTGTCAGATTGGTGCTGCTGTAATGGGCGAGAAGGGCTATCGATATGATGAAATTCTTCATCACTATTATCAGACAGCAACCATTGAGGCACATTATGAATAA
- a CDS encoding cation diffusion facilitator family transporter, translating into MEKEKKSEGMMSVIAALGANILVAISKFVGFAVSGSAAMLNESIHSVVDCGNQILLLVGNRQSTAKATEQHPFGQARAKYFYSLVVAMMLFFAGGALGIMEAAEKLFHPEHGLENTWLIIGILVFGLLVELGSLRVAFKEIKELNKDNLSLYRFLRESRHSEILIIFAEDSCAVIGLLIALGGTLLTHFTGNPFYDALSGVLIGVLLCAAALFLAREFYSLLIGESVTQKDLSRIKEVFNRTEINRLINIKTIHLGPNDILVTAKIDVKNEYEAQAPQLVNDIEKNMRAAFPEYKIYIYIETDKYKEDY; encoded by the coding sequence ATGGAAAAGGAAAAGAAAAGTGAAGGAATGATGAGTGTTATCGCTGCCTTAGGTGCAAACATCTTGGTAGCGATATCTAAGTTTGTTGGTTTTGCAGTGTCAGGCTCAGCTGCTATGTTGAATGAGTCAATCCATAGTGTTGTAGATTGTGGTAATCAGATACTGCTATTGGTAGGCAACCGACAGTCGACTGCAAAAGCAACGGAGCAGCATCCGTTCGGACAGGCACGTGCTAAGTATTTCTATAGCTTGGTTGTTGCAATGATGTTGTTCTTCGCTGGTGGTGCATTAGGTATTATGGAAGCAGCAGAGAAGCTATTTCATCCGGAGCACGGCTTGGAGAATACGTGGCTCATCATTGGTATTCTTGTCTTTGGTCTCTTAGTAGAATTGGGCAGCCTGCGCGTTGCCTTCAAAGAGATAAAGGAGTTGAACAAGGACAACCTATCGCTTTATCGCTTCCTGCGGGAGAGCCGCCACAGCGAAATCCTTATCATCTTCGCAGAAGACAGTTGTGCTGTCATTGGTCTGCTGATAGCCTTAGGCGGTACGCTTCTGACCCATTTCACGGGCAATCCATTCTATGATGCCCTCTCGGGTGTACTGATTGGTGTACTTCTCTGTGCTGCAGCTCTTTTCCTCGCACGTGAGTTCTACAGTCTGCTTATTGGTGAGAGTGTTACACAAAAGGACCTATCACGTATTAAGGAGGTGTTCAACAGAACAGAAATCAACCGCCTCATCAACATCAAGACTATCCACCTCGGTCCTAATGACATCCTTGTCACTGCAAAGATTGACGTCAAGAACGAATACGAAGCGCAAGCACCTCAGTTGGTTAACGACATCGAAAAGAATATGCGTGCCGCTTTCCCTGAATACAAGATTTATATCTATATTGAGACGGATAAGTATAAGGAGGATTATTAA
- the ltrA gene encoding group II intron reverse transcriptase/maturase — protein MKERMQKTSAYANDCPQRDRTESEWYGGVQTFMWISEDNIVEVPFDKEHLLELILSPENLNRAYKAVVGNKGKGGIDKMSCAQLLPWLLTHKDELLCSLFDGTYRPNPVRRVEIPKDNGKMRLLGIPTVVDRMVQQAINQVLTQIYEPHFSKRSFGFCPTRGCHNALREVQKTVDDGYTYVVDLDLERFFDTVNHGKLIEILSRTIKDGRVVSLIHKYLRSGVIAKGLWHASEEGTPQGGPLSPLLSNIMLNELDKELARRGHPFVRYADDAMIFCKSKRAAERVRSSITKFIDGKLFLKVNKEKTVVSYIKGVKYLGYSFYVHRGKCQLTVHSKSKSKMKSSLKELTSRSNGWGYVKRKQKLRKYIVGWVGYYHLANMKRFCLETDEWLRRRIRMCIWKAWKKPKTKVVNLIRCGIAKWQAYQWGNTRLAYWRIAGSPILSIAMSNDRLRKQGYVCLLDAYLGWNPK, from the coding sequence ATGAAGGAACGAATGCAGAAAACATCAGCTTATGCTAATGACTGCCCCCAGAGAGATAGGACGGAATCCGAATGGTATGGGGGAGTGCAGACTTTCATGTGGATATCCGAAGACAACATCGTGGAAGTTCCATTCGACAAGGAGCACTTGTTGGAGTTAATCCTCAGTCCCGAGAACCTGAACCGAGCCTATAAGGCAGTTGTGGGGAACAAGGGTAAGGGTGGTATCGACAAGATGTCATGCGCGCAGCTACTACCATGGCTCTTGACCCATAAGGATGAACTTCTATGCTCCTTGTTTGACGGTACATACCGTCCCAATCCTGTCCGCCGGGTAGAGATACCCAAGGACAATGGCAAGATGCGCCTGCTGGGCATACCCACTGTGGTTGACCGCATGGTGCAGCAAGCCATCAACCAAGTGCTAACCCAAATCTATGAGCCTCATTTTTCCAAGCGGAGCTTCGGCTTTTGCCCGACCAGAGGATGCCACAACGCACTGCGAGAAGTGCAGAAGACGGTTGATGATGGCTATACATATGTAGTTGACCTCGACCTCGAACGCTTCTTCGACACAGTTAACCACGGCAAACTCATAGAGATACTCAGCCGTACGATAAAGGATGGCAGAGTGGTTAGCCTTATACACAAATATCTGCGCAGCGGTGTGATAGCCAAAGGTCTTTGGCACGCGAGCGAGGAGGGAACTCCGCAAGGCGGTCCTCTAAGTCCACTTTTGAGCAACATCATGCTCAACGAGTTGGACAAGGAACTCGCACGTAGAGGTCACCCCTTTGTCCGCTATGCCGATGATGCGATGATATTCTGTAAGTCCAAGAGGGCTGCAGAACGTGTAAGGTCGTCCATAACCAAGTTTATTGATGGAAAACTCTTCCTTAAGGTGAACAAGGAAAAGACGGTCGTTTCGTATATCAAGGGTGTGAAGTACCTCGGCTACTCCTTTTATGTACACAGAGGTAAATGCCAACTCACGGTACACTCCAAATCTAAGTCGAAGATGAAGTCATCCCTCAAAGAGTTGACAAGTCGTAGCAATGGTTGGGGATATGTGAAGAGAAAGCAGAAACTGAGAAAGTATATTGTGGGATGGGTAGGTTACTACCACCTTGCCAATATGAAACGGTTTTGCCTTGAAACCGACGAATGGCTAAGGCGACGCATACGCATGTGCATATGGAAAGCTTGGAAGAAGCCAAAGACGAAAGTTGTCAATCTCATTAGGTGCGGAATTGCCAAGTGGCAAGCCTACCAATGGGGGAACACTCGCCTGGCTTATTGGCGCATAGCAGGCAGTCCCATCTTGAGTATAGCCATGTCAAACGACCGGCTACGCAAGCAGGGTTATGTCTGCTTATTGGATGCCTATCTCGGATGGAACCCAAAATAG
- a CDS encoding M16 family metallopeptidase, whose protein sequence is MFKNIIKCLSSVPVALLIGFLLFPLSTANAQMKGLKKGKLANGLTYYIYNDGSATGEAQYYLYQNVGAILENDEEMGLAHVLEHLAFNTTDHFPNGVMNFLRSNNLNDFEAFTGVDDTRYAVHNVPTNDAKLNENMLWVLRDWCHGVKMTPNDIEKERGIILEEWRHRSGVDRRLTDAIAPVVYNHAGYATHNVIGSQKILETFQQKQVKQFYDKWYRPNMQFIAVIGDVDVDQMEKNIQTVFKTLPAKQAPAVDPQTRQIPDNATPLYMRFIDPENKSTSFGLYQRYEVKGNASEEDRVRQFIFTKFFNTLAPKRFVMLKNADKESYIAAEVSLSPLVRNYYQMAWDMVPYQGNEQKALQQMLAVRDNLRDQGFTAAEFNAEKEKMYNGMKDVLEAKGLGTPDNALMLFRQNFLYDIPVQDFRGQINRNLETLVELEVEDMNAWMKSLLNDNNLAFVTYSKSQGEMNITENNLMAALKGKSSFSDMARADGMKPISQLIDFPLTGGKIVSEKQLKTLQAKEWTLSNGAKVLYRNVPELSGQFLFAGSAEGGKSIVPAQELANYNAMRSLLMQSGVYNYNRNQLAQWLQGKNINLSLSLEDYSDGVGGNAPVDNADDFFSYLHLILSRQNFSKSAFDKYIQRNLYVYENRATTGMAAVQDSIQQLLYPVSAMNPRQDEAFFKSVQFDKLQEQFQAHLGDASRFTYCLIGDIPEAKAKELILRYIGSLKGEGKPMKTAIQPMDFSSSTPVIKRTFETETEGGMAEIEISFANKLKLSDREQAALEVMRGILERRYFDVLREKEHLTYTVGVQSNYTSQPVAGVSLNIHLSTAKENADKALSLVYSILEDVKTGRFTADEFKAVMVPLAVDEEQTSAASQSNSDPSVWMALLNIYAETGNELSPNDNAASAPVFKTLTPQGITAVAMKVMTNAKQREIIVKPAAQEGKHTFK, encoded by the coding sequence ATGTTCAAGAATATCATTAAATGCCTATCGAGCGTGCCAGTGGCACTGCTCATAGGCTTTTTGCTTTTTCCCCTCAGTACTGCCAATGCGCAGATGAAAGGACTTAAAAAGGGAAAACTGGCAAATGGACTTACTTATTATATCTACAATGATGGTTCTGCTACGGGTGAAGCACAGTATTATCTCTACCAGAACGTCGGAGCTATCTTGGAGAATGATGAGGAAATGGGATTGGCGCACGTGTTGGAACATTTAGCTTTCAACACGACAGATCACTTCCCTAATGGTGTGATGAACTTCCTTCGCAGTAATAATCTCAATGACTTTGAGGCTTTCACGGGTGTTGATGATACGCGTTATGCTGTTCACAATGTGCCAACCAATGATGCGAAGCTTAATGAGAATATGCTTTGGGTGCTCCGTGACTGGTGTCATGGCGTCAAGATGACCCCTAACGATATCGAAAAGGAACGTGGTATTATCCTTGAGGAATGGCGTCATCGTTCGGGAGTAGACCGTCGTCTGACAGATGCTATCGCACCTGTTGTTTATAATCATGCAGGTTATGCAACTCATAATGTGATTGGTTCACAGAAGATACTGGAAACCTTTCAGCAGAAGCAGGTAAAGCAGTTCTATGATAAGTGGTACCGTCCTAATATGCAGTTTATCGCTGTTATCGGTGATGTTGATGTTGACCAGATGGAGAAGAATATCCAGACAGTCTTCAAGACATTACCAGCTAAGCAGGCCCCTGCTGTAGATCCACAGACAAGACAGATTCCTGATAATGCAACACCGCTCTATATGCGTTTCATTGACCCAGAGAACAAGAGTACTTCTTTCGGACTTTATCAACGCTATGAGGTGAAGGGCAACGCTTCAGAAGAGGATCGTGTGCGCCAGTTTATCTTTACTAAGTTCTTCAATACATTAGCTCCAAAACGTTTTGTGATGTTGAAGAATGCAGATAAGGAGAGTTACATTGCAGCTGAGGTAAGTCTCTCCCCACTGGTAAGAAACTATTATCAGATGGCATGGGATATGGTTCCATATCAGGGCAATGAACAGAAGGCGCTTCAGCAGATGTTGGCTGTGCGTGACAACCTGCGCGACCAGGGCTTTACAGCTGCTGAGTTCAATGCTGAGAAGGAAAAGATGTACAATGGAATGAAGGATGTTCTTGAGGCAAAAGGATTAGGTACACCAGACAATGCTTTAATGCTTTTCCGTCAGAACTTCCTCTATGATATTCCTGTACAAGACTTCCGCGGACAAATTAACCGTAATCTTGAGACCTTAGTTGAGTTGGAAGTAGAGGATATGAATGCTTGGATGAAGTCATTGCTTAATGACAACAACCTCGCTTTTGTTACCTATTCTAAATCACAGGGTGAGATGAATATCACTGAGAATAACCTTATGGCAGCCTTGAAGGGTAAGAGTTCATTCAGCGATATGGCTCGTGCTGATGGTATGAAGCCTATCAGTCAGTTGATTGACTTCCCTCTGACAGGAGGAAAGATTGTTTCTGAAAAGCAGTTGAAGACTTTGCAGGCAAAGGAGTGGACACTCTCTAATGGTGCGAAAGTTCTTTATCGTAACGTTCCGGAGCTGAGTGGTCAGTTCCTCTTTGCAGGTTCTGCAGAAGGTGGAAAGTCTATTGTTCCAGCACAAGAACTTGCTAACTATAATGCAATGCGTTCACTCTTGATGCAGTCAGGTGTATATAATTACAACCGAAATCAGTTAGCACAGTGGCTGCAGGGTAAGAATATTAATCTTTCTCTCTCTCTGGAAGACTACAGTGATGGCGTGGGTGGTAATGCGCCTGTTGACAATGCTGATGATTTCTTTAGCTATTTACACTTGATTCTCTCACGTCAGAACTTCTCAAAGTCAGCCTTTGATAAGTACATCCAGCGTAACCTCTACGTCTATGAGAATCGTGCTACGACAGGTATGGCAGCTGTACAGGATTCTATTCAACAGTTGCTTTATCCAGTTAGTGCAATGAATCCACGTCAGGATGAGGCTTTCTTTAAGTCAGTTCAGTTTGATAAGTTGCAGGAACAGTTCCAGGCGCATCTTGGTGATGCGTCACGTTTTACCTATTGTCTTATTGGTGACATTCCAGAAGCAAAGGCAAAAGAGTTGATCCTCCGCTATATTGGTTCTCTCAAGGGAGAAGGCAAGCCTATGAAGACAGCAATCCAGCCAATGGACTTCTCTTCATCTACGCCAGTCATTAAGCGTACTTTCGAGACAGAAACTGAAGGTGGAATGGCTGAGATCGAGATTTCTTTTGCTAATAAGCTGAAACTTTCTGATCGTGAGCAGGCTGCTTTGGAAGTGATGCGTGGAATCTTGGAGCGTCGTTATTTTGATGTATTGCGTGAGAAGGAACACCTTACCTATACAGTAGGCGTACAGAGCAACTATACCTCACAACCAGTAGCTGGCGTGAGTCTTAACATCCATCTTTCTACTGCGAAAGAGAATGCTGACAAAGCCCTTAGCCTTGTTTATAGTATTCTTGAGGATGTGAAGACTGGTCGTTTCACCGCTGATGAGTTTAAGGCTGTGATGGTTCCGTTGGCAGTTGATGAAGAGCAGACAAGTGCAGCATCACAGTCTAACAGTGATCCATCAGTGTGGATGGCGTTGTTGAACATCTATGCTGAGACAGGCAACGAACTATCTCCAAATGACAACGCCGCTTCTGCACCAGTGTTTAAGACGCTCACACCACAAGGTATCACAGCTGTGGCTATGAAAGTGATGACAAATGCTAAGCAGCGTGAGATTATCGTTAAACCTGCTGCGCAAGAAGGTAAACATACCTTTAAGTAA